In a single window of the Pocillopora verrucosa isolate sample1 chromosome 4, ASM3666991v2, whole genome shotgun sequence genome:
- the LOC131775568 gene encoding 4-galactosyl-N-acetylglucosaminide 3-alpha-L-fucosyltransferase 9-like, whose translation MCITRISERILPLCFMKRSTLLVGILFISSFFSITILWNKTSYPLLEPSFWSNKTEIASNRTCFSNDNKTILFYTPMFGRKPWPGANSAEEYLWECPTKKCHITYDKNDVGKSDLVIFHARDIRRYVTLKEIQQIHKYRSPQQRMAFFNRESIVNDQGLKNLFPWPEGFFNWTITFKRESDFHFPYGHYAPLPSAERPAKIPDYAAVKNKSVLWAVSSCGKTRDKYVKKLLKYIKVDVYGHCAGKFGQDNQCRLSSNCDDIFSTYKFYLAFENSVCTDYITEKFWRTFGWNSVPITLTRDFYTPDIVPPGSFISVQDFPSVKALAEYLLYLDKNDTAYNEYFTWKKEFFYERTWRLTHTACDICDALHDECVKPKFYKDIFKTFWNVDVDCKEKERKLLQLIHREDE comes from the coding sequence ATGTGCATAACAAGAATCAGTGAAAGAATATTACCACTTTGCTTCATGAAGCGTTCGACTCTACTGGTGGGCatacttttcatttcatcatttttctcgATCACGATACTATGGAATAAAACAAGCTATCCACTCCTCGAGCCTTCGTTTTGGAGCAACAAGACAGAAATCGCTTCCAATCGAACTTGCTTCAGTAATGACAACAAAACCATTTTGTTCTACACTCCTATGTTTGGTAGGAAGCCATGGCCCGGAGCCAACTCCGCGGAAGAGTATCTTTGGGAATGTCCGACAAAAAAATGCCACATAACCTATGATAAAAACGATGTAGGAAAAAGTGATTTAGTTATTTTTCATGCTCGTGATATACGACGTTATGTtacattgaaagaaattcaacaGATTCACAAGTACCGGTCTCCACAGCAAAGAATGGCGTTTTTTAACCGAGAATCCATCGTCAATGACCAAGGTTTAAAGAACCTTTTTCCATGGCCGGAGGGGTTCTTTAATTGGACAATAACTTTCAAAAGGGAGTCCGATTTTCACTTTCCTTATGGACATTACGCTCCTTTGCCGTCAGCTGAGAGACCAGCGAAAATTCCTGACTATGCAGCTGTGAAAAACAAATCTGTGTTATGGGCTGTTTCCAGTTGTGGGAAAACTCGAGATAAGTACGTAAAAAAACTTCTTAAATACATCAAAGTTGATGTTTATGGCCACTGTGCGGGAAAGTTTGGCCAAGACAATCAGTGCCGGCTATCGAGCAATTGCGATGATATTTTCAGCACATATAAATTTTATCTGGCATTTGAAAACAGCGTGTGTACTGATTACATTACTGAGAAGTTTTGGCGTACATTTGGTTGGAATTCAGTGCCTATAACACTGACAAGAGATTTCTATACTCCAGATATAGTCCCTCCAGGCTCGTTTATAAGTGTGCAAGACTTTCCATCTGTTAAAGCTTTGGCAGAATACCTGTTGTACCTCGACAAAAATGACACTGCTTATAATGAATACTTCACATGGAAAAAAGAATTCTTCTATGAACGGACGTGGAGATTAACACATACAGCATGTGACATATGTGATGCTCTTCACGATGAATGTGTTAAACCCAAATTTTATAAAGATATATTCAAGACTTTTTGGAACGTTGATGTGGATtgcaaagagaaagagagaaaactaTTACAACTTATACATAGAGAGGATGAGTGA